acattaagtacaaaacttgtcaagTTTTGCGCCAAAGGACAATGTCTACAAATTGGTGTAAACATAAAAGacaacttgtaatttactctaaatattGAGTCCGCCACTGTTACATCTACACCTTATATCCATACACCTCTACCAATCCACCTAAGCTATCAAAAAGAAAGTCCATTTAGGACCCAAGTTGTTGCCCGTGGCTTTCAAGGAAATTATGCTATTATTTACTTTCATTACTTgggttatttttttttaatactaaaaaatattaaaaaccaaTATTCACAATTTTCAGTAAAATCATTTAGGCTTTTATATGGGAACTGAAAAAGAATTTACTAACCATAAATTAAACCAACTAGAAAAAACATCCTTATATATGTAAATGTTTGTGGGTCGTATAAATGGGGCAGAGGAAAAACCCCtttgagttgagaaaactcaaGAAACTCAATGAATAGACCACAAGTTGCCACATGTGACATCACTTTTTTTCTGACATGTAACAACATTGTTAGGAAAGAGAAAGTTGATATGTTACACCTCTTTCGCCCGTGTTTATGTAGATGTAACATCACATTTTACACCATGTTACATAGTTATTAAATACGCTAGGCGCATAGGGCCCGCCTGTCGCCTAGGCGAGaagcgcaaaaaaagcgagggcctgaGGAAAAAAAAACGCAATcaaataaaaacattaaaaaacaaAGTTAAGAACCGAAAAAAGCCAAATCCTCAAATTCCAAAAGTTTTCAAATATCATAAACCTTAAAAATAAAACCAACATAATTATGAATCACCAAAATATCCCAAAACCAAAACTGTTAAAGACTTGAAAACAATAAAGTTCAGAtttcaaaaagtaaataaaattcaaaaccaaaTGTTCTTCAACTTTAAAAATTATTGGAGTCGGAGTCGTCATCCACTGCAATTGCCGGCAAAAATACTTTAATAGAATCGATACACATACCTGTAGTATTTTTTGCCGGCAAAAAGAAAAGCAGAACTGAATGCTGTGGATACGTCTTAGTTTGTTATATAGAGAACATGAATGAATATTGAATACAAAGATAATATATCTCCTAactttttgaaattcaaaatatcttttaaaaatatatatagaaTTGCTGAGATATGATTCTAAAAGATTTTAAATTAGCTGTAAATATAATCTTGTTTTTAAAAGAtagggtttttttaaaaaaaacacgTTGCTTTTTTTTTATCTAGGAGACAAAAGCGTAGTTTAGTCGCCTAGGCGGACCAGGCGATCGCTTTTAACAACAGAGCCATGTTACATGTAAAATTAGTGTAACAGACAAACTTGTTACATGTCAGTGTGTCGGTCAGAATCTAAAAAAGCAAGAGTTGTTACATGTACTTTGGTCAGTCTGTTACACGTTCAGAATCTAAAAAAGCAAGAGTTGTTACGTGTACTTTGGTCAGTCTGTTACATGTTCAGAAAAATTACTTTATGTAACATTGGATCTCAACCATAAATTTTTTTGATGAATGGTGGAGATTGAGTTTTCAAAGTTGTCTCAACTCAATAAGGTTTTCTTATTATCCTTTCCCTGTATAAGTGTGTGTATACTTATATATGCTAATAATAGTTTATATATgaatttaccaaaatacccttactttTGAGTGTAAATTACTAAAAACCTTTCTACTTAACTGACATTTTAGATGGAGTTCGTGTCAGGGGGTTGATTGAAGAAAATGGTGTAGAGGTGTAATGGGGAATATGTGATGAGGATACACGTGTGCATCAATAGATGCGGCCTAATGAATAGCTACCAGACATTTGCTCATTTGCTGGTACTATTCATAAGGTTTGTGTTTTAATAATAGGATAATGTCTAATAGCCacaattatttgtttttttaagaGGTTAGTAGTATCAAAACTTGGTAAACAATCTTATTTATGATTTAAATTCATTTGCAGCTAAGAGAATCAAATAGGTGGTTAATTCAACAAAGTAAaagattgtgaaagtacataatGTCGACATTTTATTGAGTTTGCGACCTCCTTGACTCCTTGTGTGTGGTTCACATATTTCCCAATTATCTTTCATTTCTTCCCACTTTAAAAAGTTCTTTGCAACCATCCGGTGAAAGCTTCTATAGAAAACATATAATTTTTTAGCATCTGTCAAGCATAAGCATACCTTCAATGGCTTCTTCAAGTTCACACGCTCACAACAAGAACTACGTGTACGATGTGTTTCTTAGCTTCTGTGGTGAAGACACTCGCAAGACCTTCGTTGATCATCTCTATGATGCTCTTGATCGACATGGTATTTGCACGTTCAAGGACGATCAGAAACTCCAGAAAGGAAAAGAGATAAATGATGAGCTCTTACAATCTATTCAAGACTCCAGATGCTACATTATTGTTTTCTCCAAACGCTATGCGTCTTCATCATGGTGCTTAAACGAGCTTTTAAAGATCATGGAGTGTCACAAGACGAACGGGCAGACGGCTTTCCCCGTGTTCTATGATGTGGATCCCTCTGATGTCCGAAAACAAACTGGATCTGTTGGAGAAGCACTTATCGTACATAAAAACAAGAGTGAAGAGATTGGAAAATGGAGAGAGGCTCTTAAAGCAGCAACCAATTTGTCTGGATGGGATGTGAGGAAGACTGCTAACGGGTAATTACCTTTATTATATCTCATGTTCTATTGTCCAATTATTAAAGTAATATTTAGTCTTGTGGAAGGATGAACAATTAAACATGAAATATGTACACTTATTTCACAGTTTGTGCATTATGGACCTGAGAATAGTTATTCATGTGGCTTCGTGAGCATGTTAATTGAATCTTCTTCTCTGATCTACAGGCATGAAGCTCAAGTCATTAAATTAATTGTTGAAAAGGTTTCACTCGAGTTATGGCCCACTAATAGTTATGTCGATGAGAATTTAGTAGGCATGGAACAAAGGATGCAAGATCTCGATAGAAGGTTAGAGATTGGTTTAAGTGATATTCGCATGATAGGCATCAAGGGCATGGGAGGTATAGGGAAGACAACTCTAGCCCGGGCTATTTTTGATAAAATATCCATTAATTTTGAAGGTAAAAGCTTTGTAGAGAATGTGAGGGAAAAAACCTCTAAGTTCGGTTTGGAGAAGTTGCAAGAACAAGTCCTTAGAGATGTATTAAAGGATAAATGCATTAGTGTACAAAATGTTCATGAGGGAAAAAATTTAATGAGAAAGAGGTTGTGTGGTACAAAAGTTCTTGTTGCTCTTGATGATGTGGATCATGAAGGGCAACTTGAGGAATTAGCCGGTGATCCTAATTGGTTCAAGCCGGGAAGTAGAATTATAATTACAACTAGAGATGAGCATGTGCTCAATATATACACAGAGAAGTGGATCTATGATGTCAACCTGTTATCTACTAAGGAAGCGATTCGCCTCTTTAGTAGGCATGCATTTGGGAAAAATATTCCAACTCAAGAGTATGAAAGCCAATCACACGAAGTTGTACGTTATGCTGCTGGTCTCCCCTTAACAATAAAAGTTTTGGGTTCATTTCTTCGTGGTAAAAAGAAGTCTGAATGGAGTGATGCACTAGCCAGACTTGAAAAAATTCCATTGAAGAAAACTCTTGAAATACTAAAAGTAAGCTACGAAAGCCTTGAGGATGATTACAAGAATATATTCCTAGACGTGGCATGCTTCCTCAAAGATTGGGAAGAAGATGATGCAATACGAATGCTTGAAAGCTGCGGATTTCATCCTAGAAATGATTTAAGAGTTCTTGAGAAAAAATCTCTATTAACTTTAAATAAAAGTTCTGGTTCATTCATACAAATGCATGACCATTTAATAGAACTTGGCAAGGATATTGTCCGCCGAGAGCATCCGGATGAGCCCAACAAACATAGCCGGTTATGGATTCAAGAGGAAATCGAACATGTCTTGGCTGGTAACTCGGTAAGAATCCATTTTATTAGTAAGGTAGAGATGAAACTGACAAATTTTTCATTGGTTATAACACAACTTTTATCATCGTTTTTCTTGAATTCCAGGATAACGAAGCAGCAAAATGTATAGACCTAAATATCACTCGTGGTATTTATTTGAAAGGTTTTGGAAATATGAAGAAACTTAGATGCCTTATTGTGAACCATGGAAAGCACAAAGTTTCTCATGACCTTGTGAACCACTTGTGGAAACATGACAAAGGTCGCTCGTATTTTCCAAACTCGTTACAATATCTATATTGGTACGAGTACCCTAATCGGTGtttacccaaaacatttgaagCAAATAATCTTGTTGCACTTGAAATGCCTTGGAGCAATATCAAACAACTTTGGAAAGGAGAAAAGGTAATATGGTTGATCGATTGTTTTGTATGATTCGTTATATGTATATATTGGCCAGTTATCGCACCAacatacttttttatttttttattttttttttgttctctTTACATCTTATAATAATAGGTTATGAAGAAGCTCAAATTCCTTAACTTGAGTTATGCAAAAGAGTTAAGGAGCCTTGACCTGGGGCTGACACCCAATCTTGAGAGGTTACATCTTAAATGTTGTTATAAATTGGTAGCACTTGACGTGCACGATGGATGTCTAAAAAGCCTTGTCTATTTAAACCTAACTGAGTGCAAGGGTTTGGAGTCTATATCTTTTATCAAGCAGATGGAATCTCTTGAGGTTCTTCATCTATGTCATTTAGATCTGAAGGAATTCCCGGATTATATAGTCACAAGGCACACCCGCAATACTTTGCTAGAGTTGAATCTTTCACATAATGAAGATATAAAAGAAGTACCCTCATCAATTGGAAATCTTCATCAGCTTGTCTCCCTAAATCTCGGTTGGTGTAGTAAACTTAGGAGTGTTCCAGGAAGCATTTGTAGGTTACAACATTTGACAACTCTTCACCTTGGATTCACTGCTATAGAGGAATTGCCAGAGGACCTTGGCCAACTGGAATGTTTAGAATACCTTTATTTAAGTAGTACAAAAGTTAAACATATCCCTAGTAGCATTTGTATGTTGAAAcatctcaaaaccctaattcttggAGTATGTGATGATCTTGAGAAGTTACCTGAGGATGTTGGCCAATTAGAATCTTTGGAGATATTAAATCTAACATTTTGCCATAATTTAAGAAAAATTCCCAACAGCATTTGTAAGTTGAAATGTCTTAGAGAGTTGGATCTTTTTGGATGTTGGGAGCTTAAAAAACTCCCAGACGAactagggaacttaaaatgtttacAATTCTTAGATCTAAAACATTGCCGTAAGTTACGAGAAATTCCCAACAGCATTTGTAAGTTGAAATGTCTCAAAGAGTTGAATCTTTTTGGATGTTGGTGGCTTGAAAAACTCCCGGACGAACTAGGAAACTTAAAATGTTTACAATTCTTAGATGTTAGGGAGACCGGCATATCTAAGCTTCTTCCACAGAGCATTTATTCAGTGAAAGGTTTGGAAATCCTTAATTGAAAGGTTTGAAAATTGAGAGATAATTTACGTTGGAAGAAGAAGTGGCAGAGGGCAATTGAAGAGTGAAGCTCACACTGGCTTCACGTCTTCCCCAATTGGGTGTTAAGTTTACAATTATTAAGTGTTTGGGGTACTGGCATAACTCACCTTCCACATAGCATTTATTCAGTGGAAGGTTTGGAAATCCACAATCCCAGCCCCCGCTACAGGTATGTTTCTTCACTAATTACTCCAAAATCACAATTGTTGAATCTGTTTTCTTTTTTTACATTGATTAGTGAAACTGTTGAGGGTTTTTTGAATGTAAATAGTGTAATTTGATTGTAGCTGTGTTGATCATTTTGTTCCATTTGGGCGTGATTTTCAAGGTTTCATCTTTATGTATACCAATTGGACCCCTGAATTCCTAATTATTATGTTGTTTTATTAGTATAGATTCTTATTCGGTATGATTTCAGTCCCAGTTTTAGGGTTTCATCATATATCAAATTTTAATTTGGACATCAAGATGTTTGGCCTTGTAAGTCAAGAATATTTTTGTTCTTtcattttcagaattataaaacTATGAAATGTAACCATGAAACAAATTTTAGCACTGAATTTCATCATGTAAATCCCTAACCCGATTCACCCTAATATTGCTACTGGTCAAAAGGTATTGCATTTAAGTCTGCGATTTATCTCCGTTTTCTTGCAAGTTTGGCACCTTGCACGCTCCAATATGCATGTTACAGACGTTTGTGGTGTTCACATATTTCTCAAAACATACATAAATCACATAATTCAATGTTTAAATTAATGCAGCTGAAGTCAGCTTTTTGTTCTTTACTAGAAAATGTGATTTTTTtcatgcagatattgatgaaacTCTTTGTGACTCAGATCCTCTCCA
This is a stretch of genomic DNA from Helianthus annuus cultivar XRQ/B chromosome 16, HanXRQr2.0-SUNRISE, whole genome shotgun sequence. It encodes these proteins:
- the LOC110904694 gene encoding disease resistance protein RUN1 isoform X1 — translated: MASSSSHAHNKNYVYDVFLSFCGEDTRKTFVDHLYDALDRHGICTFKDDQKLQKGKEINDELLQSIQDSRCYIIVFSKRYASSSWCLNELLKIMECHKTNGQTAFPVFYDVDPSDVRKQTGSVGEALIVHKNKSEEIGKWREALKAATNLSGWDVRKTANGHEAQVIKLIVEKVSLELWPTNSYVDENLVGMEQRMQDLDRRLEIGLSDIRMIGIKGMGGIGKTTLARAIFDKISINFEGKSFVENVREKTSKFGLEKLQEQVLRDVLKDKCISVQNVHEGKNLMRKRLCGTKVLVALDDVDHEGQLEELAGDPNWFKPGSRIIITTRDEHVLNIYTEKWIYDVNLLSTKEAIRLFSRHAFGKNIPTQEYESQSHEVVRYAAGLPLTIKVLGSFLRGKKKSEWSDALARLEKIPLKKTLEILKVSYESLEDDYKNIFLDVACFLKDWEEDDAIRMLESCGFHPRNDLRVLEKKSLLTLNKSSGSFIQMHDHLIELGKDIVRREHPDEPNKHSRLWIQEEIEHVLAGNSDNEAAKCIDLNITRGIYLKGFGNMKKLRCLIVNHGKHKVSHDLVNHLWKHDKGRSYFPNSLQYLYWYEYPNRCLPKTFEANNLVALEMPWSNIKQLWKGEKVMKKLKFLNLSYAKELRSLDLGLTPNLERLHLKCCYKLVALDVHDGCLKSLVYLNLTECKGLESISFIKQMESLEVLHLCHLDLKEFPDYIVTRHTRNTLLELNLSHNEDIKEVPSSIGNLHQLVSLNLGWCSKLRSVPGSICRLQHLTTLHLGFTAIEELPEDLGQLECLEYLYLSSTKVKHIPSSICMLKHLKTLILGVCDDLEKLPEDVGQLESLEILNLTFCHNLRKIPNSICKLKCLRELDLFGCWELKKLPDELGNLKCLQFLDLKHCRKLREIPNSICKLKCLKELNLFGCWWLEKLPDELGNLKCLQFLDVRETGISKLLPQSIYSVKGLEILN
- the LOC110904694 gene encoding disease resistance protein RUN1 isoform X2, which encodes MHFHLDFESFCGEDTRKTFVDHLYDALDRHGICTFKDDQKLQKGKEINDELLQSIQDSRCYIIVFSKRYASSSWCLNELLKIMECHKTNGQTAFPVFYDVDPSDVRKQTGSVGEALIVHKNKSEEIGKWREALKAATNLSGWDVRKTANGHEAQVIKLIVEKVSLELWPTNSYVDENLVGMEQRMQDLDRRLEIGLSDIRMIGIKGMGGIGKTTLARAIFDKISINFEGKSFVENVREKTSKFGLEKLQEQVLRDVLKDKCISVQNVHEGKNLMRKRLCGTKVLVALDDVDHEGQLEELAGDPNWFKPGSRIIITTRDEHVLNIYTEKWIYDVNLLSTKEAIRLFSRHAFGKNIPTQEYESQSHEVVRYAAGLPLTIKVLGSFLRGKKKSEWSDALARLEKIPLKKTLEILKVSYESLEDDYKNIFLDVACFLKDWEEDDAIRMLESCGFHPRNDLRVLEKKSLLTLNKSSGSFIQMHDHLIELGKDIVRREHPDEPNKHSRLWIQEEIEHVLAGNSDNEAAKCIDLNITRGIYLKGFGNMKKLRCLIVNHGKHKVSHDLVNHLWKHDKGRSYFPNSLQYLYWYEYPNRCLPKTFEANNLVALEMPWSNIKQLWKGEKVMKKLKFLNLSYAKELRSLDLGLTPNLERLHLKCCYKLVALDVHDGCLKSLVYLNLTECKGLESISFIKQMESLEVLHLCHLDLKEFPDYIVTRHTRNTLLELNLSHNEDIKEVPSSIGNLHQLVSLNLGWCSKLRSVPGSICRLQHLTTLHLGFTAIEELPEDLGQLECLEYLYLSSTKVKHIPSSICMLKHLKTLILGVCDDLEKLPEDVGQLESLEILNLTFCHNLRKIPNSICKLKCLRELDLFGCWELKKLPDELGNLKCLQFLDLKHCRKLREIPNSICKLKCLKELNLFGCWWLEKLPDELGNLKCLQFLDVRETGISKLLPQSIYSVKGLEILN